The following are encoded in a window of Rosa chinensis cultivar Old Blush chromosome 4, RchiOBHm-V2, whole genome shotgun sequence genomic DNA:
- the LOC112198215 gene encoding fructose-bisphosphate aldolase 3, chloroplastic produces MACKLNAASSQWIGQQSFTQRNGSSSSTRLLSTPRRVSFPIQAKAYTDELIQTAKTIASPGRGILAIDESNATAGKRLASIGLDNTEVNRQAYRQLLLTTPGLGEYISGSILFEETLYQSTTDGKKFVDVLREQNIVPGIKVDKGLVPLPGSNNESWCQGLDGLASRSAEYYKQGARFAKWRTVVSVPCGPSALAVKEAAWGLARYAAISQDNGLVPIVEPEILLDGDHPIERTLEVAEKVWAEVFYYLAENNVVFEGILLKPSMVTPGAEHKEKASPEAIAKHTLTVLKRRVPPAVPGIMFLSGGQSEVEATLNLNAMNQSPNPWHVSFSYARALQNSVLKAWQGRPENVEAAQQALLIRAKANSLAQLGRYSADGEADEAKKGMFVKGYTY; encoded by the exons ATGGCCTGTAAACTCAATGCGGCGTCGTCTCAGTGGATCGGGCAGCAGTCCTTCACCCAGCGCAACGGATCGTCGTCGTCCACGCGCCTCCTCTCCACTCCTCGCCGCGTTTCCTTCCCGATCCAAGCCAAGGCCTACACCGACGAGCTCATCCAAACCGCC AAAACTATTGCATCTCCTGGACGTGGTATCCTTGCCATTGATGAATCCAACGCAACTGCTGGAAAGAGGTTGGCATCTATTGGCTTGGACAATACCGAGGTTAACCGTCAGGCTTACAGGCAACTTTTGTTGACCACTCCTGGACTCGGTGAATACATTTCTGGTTCAATTCTTTTTGAGGAAACACTTTACCAGTCGACAACTGATGGGAAGAAGTTTGTGGATGTCTTGCGGGAGCAGAACATTGTTCCTGGAATTAAAGTTGATAAG GGTTTGGTTCCCCTACCAGGATCAAACAATGAATCCTGGTGCCAAGGACTAGACGGATTGGCTTCAAGATCTGCTGAATACTACAAGCAAGGTGCTCGTTTCGCTAAATG GCGCACAGTTGTTAGCGTTCCATGTGGTCCCTCTGCTCTTGCAGTTAAGGAAGCTGCATGGGGACTTGCACGTTATGCTGCCATCTCTCAG GACAATGGTCTTGTGCCCATCGTGGAGCCCGAGATTCTTCTTGATGGAGACCACCCAATAGAAAGGACCCTTGAAGTGGCAGAGAAGGTCTGGGCTGAAGTATTCTACTACTTGGCCGAAAACAATGTGGTGTTTGAAGGAATCCTTCTTAAGCCGAGCATGGTAACCCCAGGAGCTGAACACAAGGAAAAGGCTTCTCCAGAGGCCATTGCCAAACATACATTGACAGTGCTTAAAAGGAGAGTCCCTCCTGCAGTCCCCGGAATCATG TTTTTGTCAGGTGGACAATCTGAAGTAGAAGCAACTCTCAACCTTAACGCAATGAACCAGAGCCCCAACCCATGGCATGTTTCCTTCTCGTATGCTCGTGCCCTGCAGAACTCCGTACTTAAGGCATGGCAAGGACGTCCTGAGAATGTAGAAGCTGCACAACAGGCACTGTTGATACGAGCAAAGGCAAACTCCTTGGCTCAGCTAGGAAGGTACTCTGCTGACGGTGAGGCAGATGAAGCCAAGAAAGGAATGTTCGTCAAGGGCTATACATACTAA